The Lysinibacter cavernae genome has a window encoding:
- a CDS encoding LacI family DNA-binding transcriptional regulator, with the protein MRDVARHANVSVTTVSFALNNTKPVAPATRARIEVAMKELGFQRNAIARALASKRTHILALLFPALQHQFSGTAVNFFTSAAAKANELGYSLMLWPLSNDAEELTELTTNGLIDGVLLMEVQLDDPRVERLAKTTVPFALIGRTREPGDLTYVDVNFEDAVERGIEHLVSLGHRNICLVDGNTPTHRLVGYGPIVRTETTYTAAMRARGLTPRMFSCDETPAGGREVAGHILDEAPETTAILFMNENAGFGMVSGLRARGKVVPDDISMLAIGSSPEIAALSDPEISLMASPSVELGQMGVEALIGLLENPAETPPQQALVPCTFIDNASIRAPR; encoded by the coding sequence ATGAGAGACGTGGCCAGGCACGCAAACGTGTCGGTAACGACGGTGTCCTTTGCGCTCAACAACACCAAACCGGTGGCCCCTGCCACGCGGGCGCGCATCGAAGTCGCCATGAAAGAACTCGGATTCCAGCGCAACGCCATCGCTCGCGCGCTCGCCAGTAAACGCACGCATATCCTTGCGCTCCTCTTCCCTGCGCTACAGCACCAGTTCAGCGGCACGGCGGTCAATTTCTTTACGAGTGCCGCAGCCAAAGCCAATGAACTCGGCTACAGCCTCATGCTGTGGCCGCTCAGCAACGACGCAGAAGAACTGACCGAACTTACAACTAACGGCCTCATCGACGGGGTACTGCTTATGGAGGTGCAGCTTGACGACCCCCGCGTCGAGCGCCTCGCCAAAACGACGGTGCCGTTTGCCCTCATCGGACGAACCAGGGAGCCGGGCGACCTCACCTACGTCGACGTCAATTTTGAGGATGCCGTTGAACGTGGCATCGAACACCTCGTTTCGCTTGGGCACCGCAACATTTGCCTCGTTGACGGGAACACCCCAACGCACCGCCTTGTTGGTTATGGACCCATCGTCCGAACCGAAACCACCTACACCGCGGCCATGCGAGCACGAGGTCTCACCCCGCGTATGTTCTCGTGCGACGAAACCCCAGCTGGCGGTCGGGAAGTGGCTGGTCACATCCTCGACGAGGCCCCAGAGACCACGGCCATCCTGTTCATGAACGAGAACGCCGGATTTGGCATGGTGAGCGGCCTTCGGGCGCGCGGCAAGGTTGTTCCAGACGACATCTCGATGCTCGCAATCGGGTCATCGCCCGAGATCGCTGCGCTCTCAGACCCCGAGATCTCGCTGATGGCATCACCGAGTGTAGAGCTCGGCCAGATGGGCGTCGAGGCGCTCATCGGCCTGCTCGAAAACCCGGCAGAAACACCCCCACAGCAGGCGCTCGTCCCCTGCACCTTTATCGACAACGCCTCCATCCGCGCCCCTCGCTAA